In Clostridium swellfunianum, a genomic segment contains:
- the rpoZ gene encoding DNA-directed RNA polymerase subunit omega translates to MNNSMINPSIVDLLNKVDNRYSLVIITSKRARQIIDGSKPLIDTEKNKPLTVAINEVYSGEIVYETVKEGIK, encoded by the coding sequence ATGAACAACTCTATGATTAATCCATCTATAGTAGATTTGTTAAACAAAGTTGACAACAGATATTCATTGGTAATAATAACTTCAAAGAGAGCTAGACAAATAATAGATGGCAGTAAACCATTAATCGATACAGAAAAAAATAAGCCTTTAACTGTAGCTATAAACGAGGTTTATTCAGGTGAAATAGTATACGAAACAGTGAAAGAAGGAATTAAATAG
- the coaBC gene encoding bifunctional phosphopantothenoylcysteine decarboxylase/phosphopantothenate--cysteine ligase CoaBC — protein MNSEKTVVVGVCGGIAAYKALDVISSLRKNNININVIMTDSAVKFVNPLSFQSLSQNMVVTDMFAEPKAWEIQHISLAKKADLMLIIPATANVIGKVASGIADDMLTTTIMASTAPVVFAPAMNTNMYINPIVQENIAKLKNLGYSFISPASGRLACGDVGEGKLADTKLICEIVLSKLYDKKDLQNKRVLVTAGPTIAPIDPVRYITNRSSGKMGFAIAEEARDRGAKVTLISGPTNITPPFGVNFISVKTNQEMFDKVIEYFPTQDIVIKSAAVADYKPREYSEQKIKKIEDDLTLTFIRDNDILKKLGEIKKHQVLIGFAAESNNLIENAKIKLANKNLDYIVANDITSEDAGFAVDENKVVIFNKNGSIKQLDRMSKRLVARELFNFINS, from the coding sequence ATGAATTCTGAAAAAACTGTGGTGGTTGGAGTTTGCGGTGGTATTGCTGCTTACAAAGCTTTAGATGTTATTAGTAGTCTCAGAAAAAACAATATAAATATAAATGTAATAATGACAGATAGCGCAGTAAAGTTTGTCAATCCGCTTAGTTTTCAATCTTTAAGTCAAAACATGGTTGTAACAGATATGTTTGCTGAACCTAAGGCTTGGGAGATACAGCATATTTCTCTTGCTAAGAAAGCGGACTTAATGCTTATTATTCCTGCAACTGCAAATGTTATAGGTAAAGTAGCAAGTGGTATTGCAGACGATATGCTTACAACAACAATTATGGCTTCCACGGCACCTGTAGTTTTTGCACCTGCTATGAACACGAATATGTATATAAATCCTATAGTTCAAGAAAATATTGCAAAGCTTAAAAATTTAGGATACAGCTTTATTTCACCAGCCAGCGGAAGATTAGCTTGTGGAGATGTAGGAGAGGGGAAATTAGCAGACACCAAGCTTATTTGTGAAATAGTATTAAGTAAACTATATGATAAAAAAGATTTGCAAAATAAGAGAGTACTAGTAACTGCTGGACCCACCATAGCCCCGATAGATCCAGTTAGATATATTACAAATAGATCTTCTGGAAAAATGGGATTTGCTATAGCTGAAGAGGCAAGAGACAGAGGTGCAAAAGTTACGTTGATATCTGGACCTACTAACATTACACCTCCATTTGGTGTAAACTTTATCAGTGTTAAAACAAATCAAGAGATGTTTGATAAAGTTATCGAATATTTTCCAACACAAGATATTGTTATTAAATCCGCTGCTGTTGCTGATTATAAACCTAGAGAATACTCAGAACAGAAAATAAAGAAAATAGAAGATGATTTAACTTTAACATTTATAAGGGATAATGATATCTTGAAAAAACTTGGAGAAATAAAAAAGCATCAAGTGCTTATAGGTTTTGCTGCTGAAAGCAATAACTTAATAGAAAATGCAAAGATTAAACTTGCTAATAAGAATTTAGATTATATCGTTGCAAATGATATAACTAGCGAAGATGCAGGCTTTGCTGTTGATGAAAATAAGGTTGTTATATTTAATAAAAATGGTTCTATAAAGCAATTAGATAGAATGTCTAAGAGATTAGTGGCTAGAGAACTATTTAATTTTATAAATTCATAA
- the priA gene encoding primosomal protein N', with amino-acid sequence MYKYAGVIVNNNSIQVDKVFTYAIPEKYRKIIKLGYRVKVPFGLGNKRIDGFVVSLFNDFQASSTVKEIADTCEEYSLLEPKDLELIEYMREKYLCTYIECIKALLPSGVTRGMRNKINQVIYVAKKLEGKYCKEPYDSLYNIVFNNNGKFNKNEISKKYQVSVSSINTLLKHGFLTNEEIIINRYNERNYTEYKENALNLEQLNAVDIINNSSDKTFLIHGVTGSGKTEIYMNLVNQMLKEGKDSIILVPEISLTPQMVERFKGRFGKDITVFHSKLSEGERYDEWLRVKNKNVKVAIGARSAIFLPFDNLGLIVIDEEHESSYKSDSDPKYSAVDIALFKCENSDAKLILGSATPSMETYYKSKNKDIKLITLKNRADNALLPKIELIDMREELMSNNKSMFSKRLFEELENSLSSNEQSILFLNRRGYSPFVSCRKCGYVFKCDNCDISLTYHNENGSLVCHYCGMKKRATNICPKCGSKYVKYFGVGTEKIEQEVNKYFPKARTLRMDFDTTRKKNSYENIYNTFKEYKADILIGTQMIAKGLDFKNVTLVGVIAADLSLNLPDFRSAERTFQLITQVSGRAGRGEKHGKVIVQTYTPDHYSIVHSASNNYEGFYSDEISIRKDMNYPPFSKILLINLSSKNENLLIKSIQNIGYILKNMLQNDDKIEMLGPCPSAISKINEQYRWQIILKGNIDSGIANKIKDIIYQTLKEVYTEIRVSLDINPNSLL; translated from the coding sequence GTGTATAAGTATGCTGGAGTTATAGTAAATAACAATTCTATTCAAGTTGATAAAGTTTTTACCTATGCAATTCCAGAAAAGTATAGAAAAATCATAAAGCTTGGATATAGAGTAAAGGTTCCCTTTGGATTAGGAAATAAGAGAATAGACGGGTTTGTAGTAAGCTTATTTAACGATTTTCAAGCTAGTTCAACTGTAAAAGAAATAGCAGATACATGCGAAGAATATTCGCTACTAGAACCAAAGGATTTAGAACTTATAGAGTATATGAGAGAAAAATATCTTTGCACTTATATAGAATGTATTAAAGCGCTGCTTCCCTCTGGTGTAACCAGAGGGATGAGAAATAAGATAAATCAAGTTATATATGTTGCAAAGAAACTAGAAGGCAAATACTGTAAGGAACCCTATGATAGTCTATATAATATAGTTTTTAATAACAATGGAAAGTTTAATAAAAATGAAATTAGTAAAAAATATCAAGTATCTGTATCTTCTATAAACACTTTGTTAAAGCATGGGTTTTTAACAAATGAAGAAATTATTATAAACAGATATAATGAAAGAAATTATACTGAATATAAAGAGAATGCTTTGAATCTAGAACAGTTAAATGCGGTAGATATAATTAATAATTCAAGCGATAAAACTTTTTTGATTCATGGGGTAACTGGCAGCGGAAAAACAGAAATATATATGAATTTAGTTAATCAAATGCTTAAAGAAGGAAAGGACTCTATAATACTTGTTCCCGAAATATCCTTAACCCCTCAAATGGTGGAAAGATTTAAGGGGAGATTTGGAAAAGATATAACTGTGTTTCACAGCAAGCTTTCTGAGGGTGAAAGGTATGATGAATGGCTGAGAGTGAAAAATAAAAACGTTAAGGTGGCAATAGGTGCTCGATCAGCTATATTTTTACCATTTGATAATTTAGGTTTAATTGTTATTGATGAAGAGCATGAGTCTAGTTATAAATCGGATAGTGATCCAAAGTATAGTGCTGTAGACATTGCACTATTTAAGTGTGAGAATAGTGATGCCAAATTAATATTAGGTTCTGCAACACCATCTATGGAAACATACTATAAATCAAAAAATAAGGATATAAAGTTGATAACCCTTAAAAACAGAGCTGATAATGCATTGCTTCCAAAGATAGAGCTTATAGATATGAGGGAAGAACTTATGTCTAATAATAAATCTATGTTTAGTAAAAGGCTTTTTGAAGAATTAGAAAATAGCCTCAGCAGTAATGAACAAAGTATTTTGTTTTTAAATAGAAGGGGATATTCACCATTCGTTTCTTGCAGGAAGTGCGGCTACGTATTTAAATGTGATAACTGTGATATTTCATTAACTTATCATAATGAAAATGGTTCTTTGGTTTGCCATTACTGTGGAATGAAGAAAAGAGCAACTAATATATGCCCTAAATGTGGAAGCAAATACGTAAAATACTTTGGAGTTGGTACAGAAAAAATTGAGCAGGAAGTGAATAAGTATTTCCCAAAGGCTAGAACACTTAGAATGGATTTTGATACAACTAGAAAAAAAAACTCTTATGAAAATATATACAACACATTTAAAGAATATAAAGCAGATATACTTATCGGAACTCAAATGATTGCTAAGGGATTAGATTTTAAGAATGTTACATTAGTTGGTGTCATAGCTGCTGACTTATCTTTAAACCTTCCTGATTTCCGGTCTGCAGAGAGAACTTTTCAACTTATTACTCAGGTTTCTGGGAGGGCTGGAAGGGGAGAAAAGCATGGTAAAGTTATAGTACAGACATATACACCTGATCATTATAGCATAGTTCATTCAGCATCAAATAATTATGAAGGTTTTTACAGTGACGAGATAAGTATCAGAAAAGATATGAACTATCCTCCTTTTTCAAAGATTTTATTGATCAATTTAAGCAGTAAAAATGAGAATTTATTAATAAAAAGTATACAAAATATTGGTTATATCTTGAAAAATATGTTGCAAAATGATGATAAAATAGAAATGTTAGGACCATGTCCTTCTGCTATATCAAAAATTAATGAACAGTACAGATGGCAAATTATTTTGAAAGGAAATATTGATTCTGGTATAGCAAATAAAATAAAAGATATTATTTATCAAACTCTAAAGGAAGTATATACTGAGATTAGAGTAAGCTTGGATATCAATCCAAACAGTTTATTATAA
- the gmk gene encoding guanylate kinase: MKEKGLLLVISGPSGAGKGTICKALLDNNEFWLSVSATTRQPREGEIDSKNYFFITKDEFKQRIEKDDFLEYAEVYGNYYGTPKSNVLKVLESGKDVILEIDIQGALKVKEAFREGIFIFILPPSMEELKQRIIRRGSETPESLMTRFKSAYKEINYVSKYSYAVVNDTVEEAVKKIESIVVAERCRVDRIKDTILNSKEESIHEQLYD; encoded by the coding sequence ATGAAAGAAAAAGGACTTTTATTAGTTATCTCAGGGCCTTCTGGAGCAGGGAAGGGTACAATATGCAAAGCTCTTCTTGATAACAATGAGTTTTGGCTTTCAGTATCAGCAACCACCAGACAGCCTAGAGAAGGAGAAATTGACAGCAAGAACTATTTTTTTATAACTAAGGATGAGTTTAAGCAAAGAATTGAAAAAGATGATTTTTTAGAATATGCAGAGGTCTATGGAAATTATTATGGAACTCCTAAATCTAATGTTTTAAAAGTACTTGAAAGCGGCAAAGATGTGATTTTAGAGATTGATATACAAGGGGCGTTAAAAGTTAAAGAAGCATTTAGAGAGGGGATTTTCATTTTTATTCTTCCGCCATCTATGGAAGAATTAAAACAAAGAATAATAAGAAGAGGGAGTGAGACTCCAGAATCTCTGATGACTAGATTTAAGTCTGCCTATAAAGAGATTAACTATGTATCAAAATATAGTTATGCTGTGGTTAATGATACAGTTGAAGAAGCAGTAAAGAAAATAGAAAGCATTGTGGTCGCAGAAAGATGTAGAGTAGATAGAATTAAAGATACAATTTTAAATTCAAAGGAGGAGTCAATTCATGAACAACTCTATGATTAA